One window from the genome of Leucobacter aridicollis encodes:
- a CDS encoding LPXTG cell wall anchor domain-containing protein — translation MDTNLSSRKRGRAPNLARNLAKKVGAVALAALLVGGPASLANANSGGGGGVGGGGIVNGNFMLYNFQYDELHQNAPMQGSMGASTEWFINSFANLASNGGNVSQGEGAKTKIREACSIALNRAESRGGNQGKSRVVGIMWVGTPTSPWADKASASASFFQDRWNEEVAGKGFPGIYTKAGSFMQQYWPEGLAGGGATPSAVCIALNQNEPPQEYNLSITTDKNVSFTAAGGTQAVSDTIHASAGSSDIRENVDAQVVMHWDGVEGNARSVTKNTTIKNHGDTKSPNFVPADFGWSTWPQSTHWFDVIVPKQGMMSAGVNTPDRDPRETWKLTPVAPEKELWTADMSRKLTDQDVLASGMMHNAVITAYPNGYASSMTITDLVETSDVYVGSTTKDDSNAVHVLDPDGKKVSGASVKLDRAGGKVTVSASVKSIPNKFQNLPYTLVVPTYVMPTKADYTIKDRSSVCYTATDKDCIDGPTEQTRKVTPTPDKVWVLDENGALTTQDPDWTNKEGADEKVFLQGDAVSAVVNGKVKGKLPSNLDNYQIIDDWTKAAKYVDFSDAKKANVFYETAPGSKKYTKVTDQFTVKVDGTRTIATAKPAFLSQTKDQSADRAVKLVISGEFRTDYDTDGKTVVLHNNGSEIWNNEEIPTNEPPVYTWTPDPNKQVLGNTSESGDHGHEDIHGMSVWPGQKLEYSLGIDLRIPGNTARGVKSLAVKDVFDPMFTPDKDSVEFWDSRDPKGPKPLPRSAYKLSWDDKEHSWTATFTDEWLAKNLGPNSEWLTQGWLTARFTGTVKKEALPGSTVKNQGFEILNGVSTATEIPEVKIPNPKPDKEDLNTNLVDIDGKTVLLGDTIVYRILLDAMPASSELAYNVHKFGMVDDYDEEYLEVNAEDIRITEKATGADVTGKFNIQVKDGVAYVFAKQVDSVGPNGDEIKGDPQPTDLKAYNEAEIDPSVTPIIDQNIMGKHYWITMPAKVIKTTDGYVIENQAVQNVENSHQQTKIVSNPLKEINPKKDVVIEAGTDESIDGTALKLDSQFNYRLQSSKLPAKRAYEASQWSILDTFDRVHDQYTGMWAVYADTDLYDGDELIAKAGDLLQDSDGGGVSDTLFAASFDEASYTFEISAQEDFFRLVNSRDDLEHQWSAYTKMIRIAPADKVVNEHTETYNEVERKSNEVVTSTPEHPAVELVKYTFSEGVKDGDRDKPAEALPLSKKDLKDGVKVGFRITNTGDVPLVNVKLSDLTDKGKAGTVKDIECVLPEGDSLEDGLKNTFAVGESINCTGILQGMGLGDVHSDTATVTGESVYTGKKVTDSDPWNAKAPAKPLAVTGGGAVSLGVLAAALLGGGGLVGLLAVQRRRKAAGVPVLQEDGA, via the coding sequence TTGGATACCAATCTCAGTTCCAGGAAGCGCGGGAGAGCGCCAAATCTCGCCCGCAACCTGGCGAAGAAAGTCGGAGCTGTTGCGCTTGCCGCGCTCCTCGTCGGCGGGCCTGCGTCCCTTGCGAACGCAAACAGCGGAGGTGGCGGCGGAGTTGGCGGAGGCGGCATCGTCAACGGCAACTTCATGCTCTACAACTTCCAATACGACGAGCTGCACCAGAACGCTCCGATGCAGGGCTCGATGGGCGCATCCACCGAGTGGTTTATCAACTCATTCGCGAATCTCGCTTCAAACGGTGGAAATGTTTCACAGGGTGAGGGCGCGAAGACAAAGATTCGTGAGGCGTGCTCGATCGCGCTGAACCGGGCCGAGTCGCGCGGGGGCAACCAGGGCAAGTCCCGTGTCGTCGGCATTATGTGGGTTGGCACCCCGACAAGCCCGTGGGCAGACAAGGCTTCAGCGTCGGCTTCGTTCTTCCAGGATCGCTGGAACGAGGAAGTCGCAGGCAAGGGCTTCCCCGGAATTTACACCAAGGCCGGCTCGTTCATGCAGCAGTACTGGCCTGAAGGCCTCGCTGGTGGCGGTGCGACTCCTTCTGCGGTGTGCATCGCGCTGAACCAGAACGAGCCTCCACAGGAATACAACCTGTCCATCACCACGGACAAGAACGTGAGCTTCACGGCGGCCGGCGGCACTCAGGCGGTGTCTGACACGATCCACGCCTCTGCCGGGTCCTCAGACATTCGTGAGAACGTGGACGCGCAGGTCGTCATGCACTGGGATGGCGTTGAAGGTAACGCCCGCTCGGTCACAAAGAACACGACAATCAAGAACCACGGCGACACCAAGAGCCCGAACTTCGTCCCGGCCGACTTCGGCTGGAGCACGTGGCCACAGAGCACACACTGGTTCGACGTCATCGTCCCGAAACAGGGCATGATGAGTGCCGGCGTGAACACTCCTGACCGGGATCCCCGCGAGACGTGGAAGCTCACGCCAGTGGCGCCGGAGAAGGAGCTGTGGACGGCGGACATGAGCCGGAAGCTCACCGACCAGGACGTGCTCGCCTCCGGGATGATGCATAACGCAGTCATTACCGCCTACCCCAACGGGTACGCATCGTCGATGACGATCACTGATCTGGTTGAGACTTCTGACGTGTACGTCGGGTCGACTACAAAGGACGACTCGAACGCGGTCCATGTGCTCGACCCGGACGGCAAGAAAGTCTCTGGCGCGAGTGTGAAGCTTGACCGTGCCGGCGGCAAGGTCACGGTTTCGGCTTCGGTGAAGTCGATCCCGAACAAGTTCCAGAACCTGCCGTACACGCTGGTCGTGCCGACGTATGTGATGCCGACCAAGGCGGACTACACCATCAAGGACAGGTCCAGCGTGTGCTACACCGCAACCGACAAGGACTGTATTGACGGGCCGACCGAGCAGACTCGCAAGGTCACCCCGACACCGGACAAGGTGTGGGTCCTTGACGAGAACGGCGCGCTCACGACGCAGGATCCTGACTGGACGAACAAGGAGGGCGCCGACGAGAAGGTGTTCCTCCAGGGTGACGCTGTGTCGGCTGTGGTGAATGGCAAGGTGAAGGGCAAGCTGCCTTCGAACCTCGACAACTATCAGATCATCGACGACTGGACGAAGGCGGCGAAGTACGTCGATTTCAGTGACGCGAAGAAAGCAAACGTCTTCTACGAGACCGCTCCTGGATCGAAGAAGTACACGAAGGTCACTGACCAGTTCACGGTAAAGGTAGACGGGACTCGCACCATCGCAACCGCGAAGCCGGCGTTCCTGTCCCAGACGAAGGACCAGTCTGCCGATCGCGCGGTGAAGCTCGTGATCTCGGGTGAGTTCCGCACGGACTACGACACCGACGGCAAGACCGTTGTGCTGCACAACAACGGTTCGGAGATCTGGAACAACGAAGAGATCCCAACGAATGAGCCTCCCGTGTACACGTGGACTCCTGACCCGAACAAGCAGGTTCTTGGAAACACCAGCGAGTCTGGCGATCATGGCCACGAGGACATCCACGGCATGAGCGTGTGGCCCGGCCAGAAGCTCGAGTACTCGCTCGGCATCGACCTGCGCATCCCGGGCAACACCGCCCGTGGTGTGAAGTCGCTCGCGGTGAAGGACGTGTTCGATCCCATGTTCACCCCGGACAAGGACAGCGTCGAGTTCTGGGACTCTCGTGACCCGAAGGGCCCCAAGCCGCTCCCGCGTTCGGCGTACAAGCTGTCGTGGGACGACAAGGAGCACTCGTGGACGGCAACGTTCACTGACGAGTGGCTGGCAAAGAACCTCGGCCCGAACTCGGAATGGCTCACCCAGGGTTGGCTCACGGCTCGTTTCACGGGCACCGTGAAGAAGGAAGCACTCCCGGGGTCGACCGTGAAGAACCAGGGCTTTGAGATCCTCAACGGCGTTTCGACGGCGACAGAGATCCCCGAGGTGAAGATCCCGAACCCGAAGCCGGACAAGGAAGACCTGAACACGAACCTCGTCGACATCGACGGGAAGACTGTCCTGTTGGGTGACACCATCGTGTACCGCATCCTCCTCGACGCGATGCCGGCATCTTCCGAGCTCGCATACAACGTGCACAAGTTCGGCATGGTCGATGACTACGACGAGGAATACTTGGAAGTCAACGCTGAGGACATTCGCATCACTGAAAAGGCCACCGGCGCCGACGTCACCGGGAAGTTCAACATCCAGGTGAAGGATGGTGTCGCGTACGTCTTCGCGAAGCAGGTCGACTCAGTTGGCCCGAACGGTGACGAGATCAAGGGCGACCCCCAGCCCACTGATCTCAAGGCGTACAACGAGGCCGAGATTGATCCGTCAGTCACTCCGATCATTGACCAGAACATCATGGGCAAGCACTACTGGATCACGATGCCAGCCAAGGTCATCAAGACCACTGACGGGTATGTGATCGAGAACCAGGCGGTGCAGAACGTGGAGAACAGCCACCAGCAGACAAAGATCGTTTCGAACCCGCTCAAGGAAATCAACCCCAAGAAGGACGTCGTGATCGAGGCCGGCACTGACGAGTCGATCGACGGCACCGCCCTGAAGCTCGACAGCCAGTTCAACTACCGTCTGCAGTCGTCAAAGCTCCCCGCGAAGCGCGCATACGAAGCCTCCCAGTGGTCGATCCTCGACACGTTCGACCGAGTGCATGACCAGTACACGGGAATGTGGGCTGTGTACGCAGACACCGACCTGTACGACGGTGATGAACTGATTGCGAAGGCCGGCGACCTCCTGCAGGACTCGGACGGTGGCGGTGTCTCGGACACCCTGTTCGCGGCATCGTTTGATGAGGCGAGCTACACCTTCGAGATCTCCGCGCAGGAGGACTTCTTCCGGCTGGTGAACTCGCGTGATGACCTGGAGCACCAGTGGTCGGCGTACACGAAGATGATTCGTATCGCCCCCGCTGACAAGGTGGTCAACGAGCACACCGAAACTTACAACGAGGTCGAAAGGAAATCGAACGAGGTAGTCACCAGCACGCCAGAGCACCCGGCGGTTGAGCTCGTCAAGTACACCTTCTCTGAGGGCGTGAAGGACGGCGACCGTGACAAGCCTGCTGAAGCGCTCCCGCTCTCCAAGAAGGACTTGAAGGATGGAGTGAAGGTTGGGTTCCGGATTACGAACACGGGTGACGTGCCGCTCGTGAACGTGAAGCTCTCGGATCTCACCGACAAGGGCAAGGCCGGCACCGTGAAGGACATCGAGTGTGTGCTTCCCGAAGGCGACTCGCTCGAGGACGGCTTGAAGAACACCTTTGCTGTTGGCGAGTCGATCAACTGCACCGGCATCCTGCAAGGTATGGGGCTCGGCGACGTGCACTCCGACACTGCGACAGTGACTGGCGAATCCGTGTACACGGGGAAGAAAGTCACAGACTCGGATCCGTGGAACGCGAAGGCGCCCGCAAAGCCCCTCGCGGTCACTGGCGGCGGCGCGGTCAGCCTCGGCGTGCTCGCTGCAGCGCTGCTGGGTGGTGGCGGGCTTGTCGGCCTGCTCGCTGTGCAGCGTCGGCGGAAAGCTGCTGGCGTCCCTGTTCTCCAGGAGGACGGCGCGTAG
- a CDS encoding ParB N-terminal domain-containing protein, whose translation MNDGIIQTPIQQDWKLVRLDDVIVKERLRAHDEDHVNRIRRSFQELGGQLQLQPIVLDERMILIDGAHRLEAASREGWEFISALIWTGVTEEDRPILEAEANIVRKDFSPVELERIWKEHYEPAARQRARANQMNLGVRAGETPIHGNTVDRGPAIVTVARETIGRDIDWLNKVTDVRALAESKTAPQELKAAAERGIEKLSKPGAKVDPVHKELLKLKEAFNKKGQAPTERRAEALEKTLDKQVTESTLLAEKYSGELGSDLVEAAGVVPAGGESVRAIRVALTHALAGAIAVECRASQDATAALGTVGQEVFELLNMLTVKQLGLGA comes from the coding sequence ATGAACGACGGCATCATCCAAACCCCAATCCAGCAAGACTGGAAACTCGTCCGTCTCGATGACGTGATCGTCAAGGAGCGGCTCCGCGCCCATGATGAGGATCACGTCAACCGCATCCGGCGCTCGTTCCAAGAGCTTGGTGGACAGCTCCAGCTGCAACCAATCGTGCTCGATGAACGAATGATCCTTATCGACGGCGCACACCGACTCGAAGCCGCAAGCCGTGAAGGGTGGGAGTTCATATCCGCACTCATCTGGACCGGCGTCACCGAGGAAGACCGGCCAATCCTTGAAGCCGAAGCGAATATCGTTCGCAAGGACTTCAGCCCGGTCGAGCTTGAGCGCATCTGGAAAGAACACTACGAACCAGCCGCCAGGCAGCGGGCACGGGCAAACCAGATGAACCTGGGCGTCCGTGCGGGTGAAACCCCTATCCACGGTAATACCGTGGATAGGGGACCTGCGATCGTTACGGTTGCGCGCGAGACTATCGGCCGCGATATCGATTGGTTGAACAAAGTCACCGACGTGCGTGCCCTCGCGGAATCAAAAACTGCACCACAAGAGCTGAAGGCCGCTGCCGAGCGCGGTATCGAGAAGCTCTCGAAGCCTGGGGCGAAGGTCGACCCGGTCCACAAGGAACTCCTGAAGCTCAAGGAAGCCTTCAACAAGAAGGGGCAAGCCCCAACGGAGCGTCGCGCGGAAGCTCTGGAGAAGACGCTCGATAAGCAGGTCACTGAGTCAACGCTCCTTGCTGAGAAGTACAGCGGTGAGCTTGGGAGCGATCTTGTGGAAGCAGCCGGCGTTGTTCCAGCTGGAGGTGAGAGCGTGCGCGCGATCCGAGTCGCTCTCACTCACGCGCTCGCTGGCGCGATCGCAGTGGAGTGCCGGGCGTCTCAGGACGCGACGGCGGCGCTTGGAACGGTCGGCCAGGAAGTCTTTGAGCTCCTCAACATGCTGACGGTCAAACAGCTTGGGCTGGGGGCGTGA
- a CDS encoding helix-turn-helix domain-containing protein: MPESNESAATELSLLLKSRGVTARAVARHMGVTESWLSRRLNGFVDMRVNEYSSIRKSIDQIAELRGANVPA; the protein is encoded by the coding sequence ATGCCAGAATCGAACGAAAGTGCCGCGACAGAACTCTCGCTTCTGCTCAAATCTCGCGGAGTTACCGCGCGAGCAGTTGCTCGCCACATGGGGGTAACAGAGTCGTGGCTCAGCAGGAGACTTAACGGCTTTGTCGACATGCGTGTGAACGAGTACTCGTCAATCCGCAAATCAATCGACCAGATCGCTGAATTGCGTGGAGCAAACGTGCCTGCATGA
- a CDS encoding helix-turn-helix domain-containing protein, with the protein MTMMIPDHAIEPDVDDVLNGRLSALMIRKGVSKGQLAETINVSPSGVTRRFRGQTEWTLQEMKAVAGLLGTSVGFLLGETDVSTVSENAETPAASATGVSGDAVRPKGFEPLTF; encoded by the coding sequence ATGACGATGATGATTCCGGACCACGCAATTGAGCCCGACGTGGACGACGTGCTGAATGGCAGGCTGTCAGCTCTGATGATTCGAAAAGGCGTCTCAAAGGGACAGCTCGCGGAGACGATCAATGTTTCGCCTTCTGGCGTGACTCGCCGCTTTCGAGGGCAGACCGAGTGGACCCTGCAGGAGATGAAAGCTGTAGCTGGCCTTCTCGGTACCTCTGTGGGCTTTTTGCTTGGGGAAACCGACGTTTCAACTGTGTCCGAGAACGCAGAAACCCCCGCCGCTTCCGCGACGGGGGTTTCTGGTGATGCTGTGCGCCCCAAGGGATTCGAACCCCTGACCTTCTGA